From Triticum urartu cultivar G1812 chromosome 2, Tu2.1, whole genome shotgun sequence, a single genomic window includes:
- the LOC125536413 gene encoding COBW domain-containing protein 1 isoform X1, translated as MEVGDDDCPPLAVELPPQTASPPFPASSSASASAPVGVTVITGYLGAGKSTLVNYILSGQHGKRIAVILNEFGEEIGVERAMINEGQGGAVVEEWVELANGCVCCTVKHSLVQALEQLVQTKERKLCWGEGAISRLGVEALFLPQVKLCTHYICCRMDHILLETTGLADPAPLVSILWLDDQLESSIRLDSIITVIDAKNFRRQIDEHMNSSSFPEAFHQIAFADVVILNKIDLVKDDLEDLERQIHDVNALVTVVRSVRCQVDLNTIFDRQAYGVKNSSQLQELLEYSKSAPPNSRHDNSISTLCIYEQDPVCLAKVESWLEDLLWEKKSNMDIYRCKGILNIHDSNQLHTLQAVREVYEVVPAREWSETQSRMNKIVFIGRDLDISILQDSFSRCKH; from the exons ATGGAGGTCGGCGACGACGACTGCCCTCCCCTCGCTGTCGAGCTCCCGCCGCAGACGGCCTCTCCTCCGTTTCccgcttcctcctccgcctccgcctccgcgcCGGTCGGCGTCACCGTCATCACCGGCTACCTCGGCGCCGGCAAGTCCACG TTAGTCAACTACATTTTGAGTGGACAACATGGGAAAAGAATAGCGGTAATACTGAATGAGTTCGGAGAGGAAATTGGAGTAGAAAGAGCAATGATCAATGAGGGGCAAGGTGGTGCCGTTGTTGAGGAGTGGGTGGAGCTAGCAAATGGATGCGTTTGTTGCACTGTAAAACACAGCCTGGTTCAAGCACTTGAGCAACTTGTGCAGACTAAGGAGAG AAAGTTATGTTGGGGGGAGGGGGCAATTTCCAGACTCGGTGTTGAAGCTCTGTTTTTACCTCAAGTCAAATTATGT ACTCACTACATCTGCTGCAGAATGGATCATATATTATTGGAGACAACTGGTTTGGCTGATCCTGCACCACTTGTCTCCATTCTCTGGCTGGACGATCAATTGGAGTCATCAATCAGACTAGATTCTATCATTACG GTTATTGATGCAAAAAACTTCAGGCGGCAAATTGATGAACACATGAACTCTTCCTCATTTCCTGAAGCATTTCACCAAATCGCGTTTGCG GATGTTGTGATATTAAACAAAATTGATTTAGTAAAAGACGATCTCGAGGATTTGGAAAGGCAAATTCATGATGTCAATGCGCTTGTTACAGTGGTGCGGTCTGTGCGGTGCCAGGTTGACTTAAATACAATATTTGATCGACAGGCATATGGTGTGAAG AATTCATCACAACTACAGGAGCTTCTGGAGTACAGTAAATCAGCACCACCTAATAGTCGCCATGATAACAGTATTTCCACTTTGTGCATTTATGAACAGGATCCAGTTTGCTTGGCTAAG GTGGAATCATGGCTTGAAGATCTTCTTTGGGAGAAGAAATCCAACATGGATATATATCGTTGCAAAGGGATTTTGAATATCCAtgattcaaaccaacttcatacATTACAG GCAGTGAGGGAAGTCTATGAGGTTGTGCCGGCTCGAGAATGGTCGGAGACACAATCTCGCATGAACAAGATAGTTTTCATAG GCCGTGATTTGGATATCAGTATCCTCCAAGATTCATTTAGTCGCTGCAAGCACTAA
- the LOC125536413 gene encoding COBW domain-containing protein 1 isoform X2 codes for MEVGDDDCPPLAVELPPQTASPPFPASSSASASAPVGVTVITGYLGAGKSTLVNYILSGQHGKRIAVILNEFGEEIGVERAMINEGQGGAVVEEWVELANGCVCCTVKHSLVQALEQLVQTKERMDHILLETTGLADPAPLVSILWLDDQLESSIRLDSIITVIDAKNFRRQIDEHMNSSSFPEAFHQIAFADVVILNKIDLVKDDLEDLERQIHDVNALVTVVRSVRCQVDLNTIFDRQAYGVKNSSQLQELLEYSKSAPPNSRHDNSISTLCIYEQDPVCLAKVESWLEDLLWEKKSNMDIYRCKGILNIHDSNQLHTLQAVREVYEVVPAREWSETQSRMNKIVFIGRDLDISILQDSFSRCKH; via the exons ATGGAGGTCGGCGACGACGACTGCCCTCCCCTCGCTGTCGAGCTCCCGCCGCAGACGGCCTCTCCTCCGTTTCccgcttcctcctccgcctccgcctccgcgcCGGTCGGCGTCACCGTCATCACCGGCTACCTCGGCGCCGGCAAGTCCACG TTAGTCAACTACATTTTGAGTGGACAACATGGGAAAAGAATAGCGGTAATACTGAATGAGTTCGGAGAGGAAATTGGAGTAGAAAGAGCAATGATCAATGAGGGGCAAGGTGGTGCCGTTGTTGAGGAGTGGGTGGAGCTAGCAAATGGATGCGTTTGTTGCACTGTAAAACACAGCCTGGTTCAAGCACTTGAGCAACTTGTGCAGACTAAGGAGAG AATGGATCATATATTATTGGAGACAACTGGTTTGGCTGATCCTGCACCACTTGTCTCCATTCTCTGGCTGGACGATCAATTGGAGTCATCAATCAGACTAGATTCTATCATTACG GTTATTGATGCAAAAAACTTCAGGCGGCAAATTGATGAACACATGAACTCTTCCTCATTTCCTGAAGCATTTCACCAAATCGCGTTTGCG GATGTTGTGATATTAAACAAAATTGATTTAGTAAAAGACGATCTCGAGGATTTGGAAAGGCAAATTCATGATGTCAATGCGCTTGTTACAGTGGTGCGGTCTGTGCGGTGCCAGGTTGACTTAAATACAATATTTGATCGACAGGCATATGGTGTGAAG AATTCATCACAACTACAGGAGCTTCTGGAGTACAGTAAATCAGCACCACCTAATAGTCGCCATGATAACAGTATTTCCACTTTGTGCATTTATGAACAGGATCCAGTTTGCTTGGCTAAG GTGGAATCATGGCTTGAAGATCTTCTTTGGGAGAAGAAATCCAACATGGATATATATCGTTGCAAAGGGATTTTGAATATCCAtgattcaaaccaacttcatacATTACAG GCAGTGAGGGAAGTCTATGAGGTTGTGCCGGCTCGAGAATGGTCGGAGACACAATCTCGCATGAACAAGATAGTTTTCATAG GCCGTGATTTGGATATCAGTATCCTCCAAGATTCATTTAGTCGCTGCAAGCACTAA